The Noviherbaspirillum saxi genome includes a window with the following:
- the pilQ gene encoding type IV pilus secretin PilQ family protein — protein sequence MNAAKSSHKGLGAIARTTLRQCALLIVSLHVGLAFAQENAIESINANQQGANVIIKVTLKNPVTKPPIGFSITSPSRIALDFAGTANAMGKSTQDIGMGDVRNVAVVQAGERSRLVFNLLRPLNYATTVEGKTVIVTIEGSGGVATAVDASGAPVARAAANGKQALKDIDFRRGAGGEGRIVIDLPGNQVGVDVRQQGQNIVVDFQKATLPEVLRRRLDVADFGTPVQTVTTAPQGENVRMVIEPKGLWEHSAYQSDTQLVVEVKPIKEDPNKLVQGTQGYRGERLSLNFQNVEVRAVLQVIADFTGLNIITSDTVSGNLTLRLKDVPWDQALDIVMQAKGLDMRKNGSVLWIAPKDELLTKEKLELEQKAQIADLEPLKTETYQLNYQKAESFKQVFGIDNAGGSDKKTILSKRGSAVIDPRTNQLFVTDIPSKLEEIRKLVQKTDVASKQVLIEARIVEADDKFSRNLGAKLGFSDLRGIRGGDPGYQVAGSTRATLTGNYLGVGEQTGQAVLTEQSYIPNTQFINLPAAGINGVNPGSLAISLFSAAANRFLNLELSALEADGKGKIISSPRVVTADQLKALIEQGTELPYQVATSSGATSIAFRKANLKLEVTPQITPDGNIILDVDVNKDSVGVETRSGFAIDTKHVKTQVLVENGGTVVLGGIFQQVERNADTKVPLFGDIPVVGNLFKSTTRTSDKTELLIFITPKVVAERISAR from the coding sequence ATGAATGCTGCTAAATCATCCCATAAAGGCCTTGGCGCAATTGCTCGCACTACACTCAGGCAGTGTGCGTTGCTGATCGTCTCCCTGCATGTCGGTCTGGCGTTTGCACAGGAAAATGCGATCGAATCGATCAATGCGAATCAGCAGGGGGCAAATGTCATCATCAAGGTGACGCTGAAGAATCCGGTCACCAAACCGCCCATCGGCTTTTCAATTACCAGCCCATCGCGCATCGCCCTGGATTTTGCGGGAACCGCGAACGCGATGGGAAAGTCGACCCAGGATATCGGCATGGGAGACGTGCGCAATGTGGCCGTGGTGCAGGCAGGCGAACGTTCGCGACTGGTCTTTAACCTGTTGCGCCCGCTGAACTACGCAACTACGGTCGAAGGCAAAACGGTTATCGTCACGATCGAAGGATCGGGGGGCGTGGCGACCGCGGTCGATGCTTCGGGCGCACCGGTAGCGCGCGCTGCGGCAAACGGAAAGCAGGCGTTGAAAGACATCGATTTCCGTCGCGGCGCTGGCGGCGAAGGCCGCATCGTGATCGACCTCCCTGGTAACCAGGTTGGTGTCGATGTGCGGCAGCAAGGCCAGAATATCGTCGTCGATTTTCAAAAGGCCACGCTTCCCGAAGTATTGCGGCGCAGGCTTGATGTTGCCGACTTCGGCACGCCGGTACAGACCGTGACCACGGCGCCGCAAGGCGAAAACGTGCGCATGGTGATCGAGCCGAAAGGTCTGTGGGAACACAGCGCCTACCAAAGCGACACGCAACTCGTGGTTGAAGTAAAGCCGATCAAGGAAGATCCCAACAAGCTGGTGCAGGGAACGCAGGGTTATCGCGGCGAGCGCCTGTCGCTGAACTTCCAGAACGTCGAAGTGCGTGCGGTGCTGCAAGTGATCGCCGACTTTACCGGCCTGAATATCATTACCAGCGACACCGTCAGCGGCAATCTGACCCTGCGCCTGAAAGACGTGCCCTGGGATCAGGCTCTCGACATCGTGATGCAGGCAAAGGGTCTGGACATGCGCAAGAATGGCTCGGTCCTGTGGATTGCACCGAAAGACGAACTGCTGACCAAGGAGAAACTCGAACTGGAGCAGAAAGCCCAGATTGCCGATCTCGAGCCCCTGAAAACCGAGACCTACCAGCTCAACTACCAGAAGGCGGAATCGTTCAAGCAGGTATTCGGTATCGACAACGCCGGCGGCAGTGACAAGAAAACCATTTTGTCCAAACGCGGCAGCGCGGTGATCGATCCGCGCACTAATCAACTGTTCGTCACCGATATTCCATCCAAGCTGGAGGAAATTCGCAAGTTGGTGCAAAAAACCGACGTGGCATCCAAACAGGTATTGATCGAAGCGCGAATCGTCGAAGCGGACGACAAGTTCAGCCGCAATCTCGGCGCCAAGCTCGGCTTTTCCGATCTGCGCGGCATACGCGGCGGCGATCCGGGCTACCAGGTGGCGGGCAGCACACGTGCCACGCTGACTGGTAATTACCTGGGAGTCGGTGAGCAGACCGGACAGGCTGTCTTGACTGAACAAAGCTATATCCCGAATACGCAATTCATTAATCTGCCGGCAGCCGGTATCAACGGGGTCAATCCGGGCAGTCTTGCAATCAGCCTGTTCTCTGCAGCGGCAAACCGCTTCCTCAACCTCGAACTGTCGGCGCTCGAAGCGGATGGCAAGGGCAAGATCATTTCCAGCCCGCGCGTTGTAACTGCCGACCAGCTCAAGGCATTGATCGAGCAGGGCACGGAACTACCTTACCAGGTCGCCACTTCCAGCGGCGCCACGTCGATCGCCTTCCGCAAGGCGAACCTGAAGCTCGAAGTCACGCCGCAGATTACGCCGGATGGAAACATCATCCTCGATGTGGACGTCAACAAGGATAGCGTTGGAGTCGAGACACGCTCCGGTTTTGCGATCGATACCAAGCACGTCAAGACACAAGTTCTGGTGGAAAACGGCGGCACCGTGGTGCTGGGCGGTATTTTCCAGCAAGTGGAGCGGAATGCGGACACCAAGGTGCCGTTGTTCGGCGATATTCCGGTCGTTGGCAATTTGTTCAAGAGCACTACACGTACAAGCGACAAGACCGAGCTGCTCATTTTCATCACTCCCAAGGTGGTTGCGGAACGCATCTCGGCGCGATAA
- a CDS encoding PilN domain-containing protein — MIRINLLPHREEKRKQRKAAFLQLLALSAIAGFAIVLGIGGVIAAQIANQTQRNEFIKAENAKLDTQIKEILTLKQEIEALKARQQAVEDLQSDRNQPVYLMDELVKQVPEGIYLRGFKQDNQRVAISGYAHSNERVSELLRNLGNNSPWLERPDLIEIRLTNLGQGKDAKKVYDFTVNVGIKRPRDKEPAAAPGNVRNVSANAASKKP; from the coding sequence ATGATTCGTATTAACCTCCTTCCTCACCGCGAGGAAAAACGCAAACAGCGCAAGGCGGCTTTCTTGCAGTTGCTGGCGCTGTCGGCCATTGCCGGATTCGCCATTGTGCTGGGCATCGGCGGCGTAATTGCAGCGCAAATCGCCAATCAAACGCAACGCAATGAGTTCATCAAGGCGGAAAACGCGAAGCTCGATACGCAGATCAAGGAAATCCTTACGCTGAAGCAGGAAATCGAGGCTTTGAAGGCAAGGCAGCAGGCGGTGGAAGACTTGCAGAGCGATCGTAATCAGCCGGTTTACCTGATGGACGAACTGGTCAAGCAGGTTCCGGAAGGGATTTACCTGCGCGGTTTCAAACAGGATAACCAGCGTGTCGCCATTAGCGGATATGCCCACTCGAACGAGCGGGTGTCGGAACTGTTGCGCAACCTCGGCAACAATTCTCCCTGGCTGGAGCGGCCTGACCTGATCGAGATCCGGCTCACCAATCTTGGTCAAGGCAAGGATGCAAAGAAAGTGTACGACTTCACCGTCAATGTGGGGATCAAGCGCCCGCGCGACAAGGAACCCGCTGCTGCGCCGGGCAACGTCCGCAACGTATCGGCTAATGCGGCCTCGAAAAAGCCCTGA
- a CDS encoding type 4a pilus biogenesis protein PilO, translating to MADFKQIGDTVAGQFRGLNGRHPGQWPLIPRLMCGLGALVGVVVVGWFLYLSGQLEELERGEQEEVTLREAYKTKVQQAINLDSLRKQKEQVGEYVATLEKQLPSKAEMDALLSDINQAGLGRGLQFELFKPGQVLVKDYYAELPIDIKVTGNYHDVGAFTSDIANLPRIVTLNSMSLNAGKDGVLTLEAVAKTFRYLDREEVDAQRKAAAEKAKKGAKK from the coding sequence ATGGCAGATTTTAAGCAAATCGGAGATACGGTCGCGGGGCAGTTTCGCGGCCTGAACGGGCGGCATCCGGGCCAATGGCCACTCATTCCGCGTCTGATGTGTGGACTCGGAGCGCTGGTCGGTGTGGTGGTGGTCGGATGGTTTCTTTACCTGAGCGGGCAGCTCGAGGAACTCGAACGGGGCGAACAGGAAGAAGTGACCCTGCGCGAAGCCTACAAGACCAAGGTGCAGCAGGCGATCAACCTCGACAGCCTGCGCAAGCAAAAAGAACAGGTCGGCGAATACGTCGCCACGCTCGAAAAGCAATTGCCCAGCAAGGCTGAAATGGATGCGCTGCTGTCCGACATCAACCAGGCAGGCCTCGGCCGTGGCTTGCAGTTCGAGTTGTTCAAGCCGGGACAGGTCCTGGTGAAGGATTATTACGCCGAGTTGCCGATCGATATCAAGGTCACCGGCAATTACCACGATGTCGGAGCGTTTACCAGCGACATCGCCAACCTGCCTCGCATCGTGACTCTCAATAGCATGAGCTTGAACGCCGGCAAAGACGGCGTATTGACGCTGGAAGCGGTTGCCAAGACCTTCCGCTACCTGGATCGTGAAGAAGTGGATGCGCAGCGCAAGGCTGCCGCTGAAAAGGCCAAGAAGGGGGCGAAGAAATGA
- a CDS encoding pilus assembly protein PilP, which yields MIRIRTMRGTAALCVLAGLSGCGDGGLQEVKQWMDEVRKQTPVTVQKLSEPKKFSPFVYGGKNEPDPYSPAKLSAALAKLKVNTDSAIKPDLDRRREPLESYPLDAIKMVGTLEKPGLNYALLQAEKSVFQVKVGNYIGQNFGMITKVTDAEVELKEIVRDAAGEWTERKAKLELQENKK from the coding sequence ATGATCCGGATTCGCACCATGCGAGGTACTGCTGCGCTCTGCGTGCTGGCCGGTTTATCCGGTTGCGGCGATGGCGGATTGCAGGAAGTCAAACAATGGATGGACGAAGTGCGCAAGCAAACGCCCGTCACCGTGCAAAAACTGTCCGAGCCCAAGAAGTTCAGTCCGTTTGTCTATGGCGGCAAGAATGAACCGGACCCGTACAGCCCCGCAAAGCTGTCGGCCGCGCTCGCCAAGCTCAAAGTCAACACCGATAGCGCCATCAAACCCGATCTCGACCGTCGTCGCGAACCACTGGAAAGTTATCCGCTGGATGCCATCAAGATGGTCGGCACACTCGAAAAGCCAGGCTTGAACTACGCGCTGCTGCAAGCCGAAAAATCAGTGTTCCAGGTCAAGGTCGGCAATTACATCGGTCAGAATTTCGGCATGATCACGAAAGTCACCGATGCCGAAGTAGAGTTGAAGGAAATCGTGCGCGACGCGGCCGGAGAGTGGACCGAGCGTAAAGCCAAGTTAGAGTTGCAGGAGAATAAGAAATGA
- a CDS encoding pilus assembly protein PilM, translated as MAIDLGPLLGKKNPPLIGLDISTSGVKLVELSDLGKNEFRLERFASEPLPRGAVVDGNIENIEQVSEAVRRVWKKSGTRAKHVALGMPPAAVITKKIILPAGLSEDQLEVQVESEANQYIPFALDEVSLDFDVIGPAENAPDDVDVLIAATRKEKVEDRVAVAEAAGLKPMVMDIESYAARAALDRITAQLPKGGQGQIVGLFQIGAQVTHVSVLQDGQTIYEREQPFGGNQLTQDIVRAYGLSFEEAEAKKRANELPEGFERELLQPFMENAALEVTRAIQFFFTSTPYTHIDQIFLAGGCSIIPGLVELVAERTKISSTVVSPFKGMQLASNVREKQLRAEAPSYLVACGLAMRRFD; from the coding sequence TTGGCCATAGATCTCGGACCGTTGCTCGGCAAGAAGAATCCACCGTTGATCGGCCTGGATATCAGCACATCGGGAGTCAAGCTCGTTGAATTGTCCGATCTGGGCAAAAACGAGTTCCGCCTCGAACGCTTTGCCAGCGAGCCGCTTCCACGGGGTGCTGTTGTCGACGGCAACATTGAAAACATAGAACAGGTTTCCGAAGCGGTAAGGCGCGTCTGGAAAAAGAGCGGTACGCGCGCAAAGCATGTTGCGCTTGGCATGCCGCCCGCAGCTGTCATTACCAAGAAAATCATTTTACCCGCCGGCCTGTCGGAAGACCAACTCGAAGTGCAGGTCGAGAGCGAGGCAAATCAGTATATTCCGTTCGCGCTGGATGAGGTCAGTCTCGACTTCGATGTCATCGGCCCCGCTGAAAACGCGCCGGACGATGTCGATGTCCTGATTGCCGCCACCCGCAAGGAAAAGGTCGAAGACCGCGTCGCGGTAGCCGAAGCGGCCGGACTCAAGCCAATGGTGATGGATATCGAATCCTATGCGGCCCGTGCCGCGCTTGACCGCATCACTGCGCAATTGCCGAAAGGCGGTCAGGGACAGATTGTCGGACTATTCCAGATCGGCGCACAGGTCACCCATGTTTCCGTATTGCAGGATGGGCAAACCATCTACGAACGCGAGCAACCTTTCGGCGGCAACCAGCTTACTCAAGATATTGTGCGCGCCTATGGGCTGTCATTCGAAGAAGCCGAAGCGAAGAAACGGGCGAACGAGCTGCCTGAAGGTTTCGAGCGTGAATTGCTGCAGCCTTTCATGGAAAACGCGGCGCTTGAAGTGACCCGTGCGATCCAGTTTTTCTTTACTTCGACCCCGTATACCCATATCGACCAGATTTTCCTCGCCGGCGGCTGCTCCATCATCCCTGGCCTGGTCGAACTCGTCGCCGAGCGTACCAAGATATCAAGTACGGTGGTCAGCCCGTTCAAGGGAATGCAGCTCGCGTCGAACGTGCGCGAAAAACAGCTCCGAGCCGAAGCGCCGTCGTATCTGGTGGCTTGCGGACTCGCCATGCGGAGGTTTGACTGA